A part of Leptotrichia hongkongensis genomic DNA contains:
- a CDS encoding autotransporter-associated N-terminal domain-containing protein, with amino-acid sequence MSNNLKQAKKDLKAFAKRAKNVKYTESLLFSYLITGMITFSIGINTSSDMLYERMNKELVMSAEKTRVAIKKKKKANEEAVEDLNLELVQLMEQGDQVVKSKWASWQFGANTFTSSSNGAYKGRGDKAVKYPFNGIFTRGDWGETGILSNRRKNFITPSISTSTVGSQSYGLASLLHVQEPEVEIQIMANVRPKSISKEEITINPQIDMPRAVVRPAINLSVTSPITAPTIILPTLNPVTIEVPNPQEPATPPTVTAPSISMNLSAPTISVNITPPSLSMNVTAPTPTVNTLTITPPNISEVSAISVTKPTAPSVTPPNPTANPIVFSIPRLDSYGNSITADNTMNANTNLLNSSYTLSQAPVGHRKAIGEYMTNNGSFYSGENTEMHVDITKQRAITLDPGLPSGRGGRDNPSFSFENKGKIYLEVMEVAGIEVQPDTWNNPQVTGINGSTGLISGNKSLQVALLFTDEGTGSSVTNKHTLRNEGEISLSGNISAGFATSDFKNGVNISTIAINNGNVNISGDNSHGMVVSKTTNALGPDSSFVNNGKINVTGNDSGGMTVLGKIQGGAINNGTITIAAKNSFGLYSQVDSDVKNTKDANIDIENGSQGSMGIRVGNASATNMKNEGTITINSTDGKNIGVYSSSAKFVNEGKIKVNGANENIGMYFNGTTGTTGNQGTITVAGNKVYGVILNNATFENEKKIEVTSTGTDSIGLYLSNGSVAINKNGATISNAAYHAVVQNTGTFTNAGVVSVEAGGKVGLYSENGTFTNASNGEIKSSNGGIAIFTSGSTGTVEGTVTVGDSGTSTGIGVYSDGSTTSTTFQGNAVLNLGERTVGLYSSKASDFRTAFIMTNLSTSIGKKSVFAYFGNTGNTADDTVDITNTTLQNLTVSSMGENSAVFYGAKNTTINIDGNITADSTKFSNIDDSAQFLVSDAGKVNIKSGKILTSEFKTTISGLNGAVVTNDGKLALTGKDGAIGIYSNASKVTNNNIITTANNSSIAIYGKESSTLTNSGTGKITTSGTSSVGILANSSTVSNASGGEITTSGTGSAGVYGITNSTIENSGNITTEETGSAGIYADNSDVTNETTGKITSKKGSSAGIYSTSTSAKNVKNKGTIEVGVASSTETQNVGIYAEGNQNVENSGNINIHIGNSIGVYGKGADVIIENKKKITSDTLASDAIGIMSEKAKVTNFAGSEIKLQGKKSVGIYGKESEIENSGDILLTDTTAASASVGILANKGSATNKGNIEMNGGASAGMLGLDGATISNDATTGKITITGDKSAGIYAEDSSPSNAGTISIESNKSAGIFAKISDAVSRTIANTGKIELKGTGKTASAGMYVEIKSTATGTTTLQNEKDIIVGQEESAAMYLKNNAGDNAGIVVNEASNGKIDLDVKSTVGIFVDKATGKNKNIINVKKENSAGMYGSNDSNITNEKTINVSHENSAGMYASDSNATNTANGTITLTGSAGATSGSAAMYGKITNSSQKDYSILNEGIINLTNVIKNVGIYGESVSGASKKLTLQNNKEINIANGSPESVGIFALNDVNNNVDKIEVINSSDGVITVNSEESIGISAVKSTVDNSGTIIMNDKKSAGIYGKSGSKVTNNKKIEIKEEESAGIYLEDSNAVNASAGTIDVHKGASAGIYGKFTKNATENNTIENSGIITLKNTAGQVKSAGIYGELEAAATKTLVIENKNKIDVSMKESVGIFSTNATNNRGNLTADNKGQIEVNSEKSVGMLSDNSVTNNKNKIAVNNKESVGMYGKNGSEIKNHNGATIEISSAGESAIGIYATGKNTATSNATEGINEGTVTVKGKKATGMLATDKAKITNNKEIIGTAESVIGMYGVDDETAVINAKNATIKLTGEKSTGIFSKDDATAENSGTINLTSSSKNSVGMFGSASATGKKISLTNTADGVVNVESENSTGMFTKNNGNLADSTIKNEGTINLKQKSTVGIYTPKSTITKVGKIALNDDADSSVAVYLKDEATVTDTTTGTINLGTKNQNRVAYYIKGTSASDTGKINGSNIGNISGYGVGVYLDGGTLNSSTSKLDYTTGSNTGNGIIGLLMKGATADISGYNQGVKVGNSVLGGSNDLYAIGIYTDGQGASGSPKTISTSITTGANGVGLFAENSSHIKYTGTMNIGDNTTAGTGIYIGNGGDGTKASTVTIDNGADIKLNGANGVGAIVTSKATVNFESGAKIEFGGDGVGIFAQKGGYIVDNGGTLVTNGYSVERTRVTEGSSITSKNLTVALGNALDTGNILSHVINGEAIIQTGVTVEAKPSTKNIIGLMADGNSNPALTWAGTAGYDAENKGTLDLSNAKTSTAMYLESSRGLNSQDILVGNKSTGIYGIYKTSTPVYSNAPAGTENKGIITTTAGSKITVGDESSAIYAIGFDKVENKGEITGKDKSVGIYAKNTAASSKVIDVVNEGNITLGKGSAGIYIAPETSNASNATVVNSGNITIGDSTFNPSGSVESTSVGIFVKNKTNLTTSGDITVGNKGFALYGNDSTLTVTGGNYNFANNGSLAYLENNAVLNYNNAGTLTTSSEPMLYIVDSKAQTNNNDIIVSSKGTGIYMTGTSSFGGWNNMTLNNGSTGIYVDNSNATIDGKKITGTSDKAKGIVSINSNVTNKADMKFSSDDSIGIFSQNKSGVAKSILNSGNIDITGKRSIAAYLEGTSDQTFENSGTINVDKTATAVKNDSTVGIYAQNGSTINIKNSGTINVGEASFGVYSLSENGNVETTGSSVINVADKAIGVYKKGGNVNLGGTINVANHIATDANSEPVGVYGTSGVSINDTTSNFTVGDKSYGVILSNPGMSRTNVYSNSASSNVTLGKESTFIYTEGASSVTNNATITSGTNEKIIAIYGKDGANIVNNGIIDLSQGIGNQGILVTGASNAVNRGTIKIGKTDKSDPNNIVYGIGMAAVGGANISNERDIYVSGHLSIGMYGDDRGTTLRNSGNIYLDASSATSSDKIQTMMGVFVNNGAKFVNTGNITTAGSYRGNDNVQGIVGVAVLNGSTLENYGTINIDADNSYGVLIKGTANNKSIIKNYGEININGYKTYGVRYDVNSQGVSGDLPIASNATPGNVLPALNSGAGSITSGNGAKDYYAPTDPSKTVGGVGIVQLPNGRLAIQRNGVTLDDSQVQTIDYTTPYTNYAFSNFGVYVDTLGRTRPININGANSLGINSDLLIGTEFSVLTNAKNVIIGKQILQPFLNQINSGIFNFTPYSASLTWMATPEVDPSTQQITRVLMTKIPYTAFVDKTTNEYNFTDGLEQRYDVNSLDSREKEIFNKLNTIGNSEEALLAQAIDEMMGHQYANVQQRIFETGNLLNKEFTYLRNEWDTKSKNSNKIKAFGMQGEYKTDTAGIIDYKNKAYGFAYLNENETVKLGESTGWYAGAVRNRFDFSDIGRSKEDQSIVKAGVFKSMPIGKDHNNSLNWTISAEGFVGTGEMKRKFLVVDDIFEAKSEYRSYGFGLKNELRKNIRTSERTSISPYGSLKFEYGKFDGIKEDTGQMRLEVKANDYYSIKPEVGVEFKYKQPMAVKTTFVAKLGLAYENELGKVGDVSNKARVRYTTADWFNIRGEKDDRRGNGKADLNLGIENTRFGVTINAGYDTKGENVRGGIGFRAIY; translated from the coding sequence ATGAGTAACAATTTAAAACAGGCAAAAAAAGACTTGAAGGCTTTTGCTAAAAGGGCAAAAAACGTAAAGTATACAGAATCATTGCTGTTCTCGTACTTAATAACAGGGATGATAACATTTTCAATTGGGATAAATACATCTTCAGATATGCTTTATGAGCGTATGAACAAAGAATTGGTAATGTCAGCTGAAAAAACAAGGGTTGCAATAAAGAAAAAGAAAAAAGCAAACGAAGAAGCTGTAGAAGACTTGAACTTGGAATTAGTTCAATTAATGGAACAAGGAGATCAGGTTGTAAAATCAAAATGGGCATCATGGCAATTTGGAGCCAATACTTTTACATCAAGTAGTAACGGAGCTTATAAAGGAAGAGGAGACAAGGCGGTTAAATATCCCTTTAATGGCATATTTACTAGAGGTGACTGGGGAGAGACTGGAATTTTGTCTAATAGAAGAAAAAATTTTATAACACCATCAATTAGCACTTCTACAGTAGGTTCACAATCTTACGGATTAGCATCATTGTTACACGTTCAAGAACCTGAAGTGGAAATTCAGATAATGGCAAATGTACGTCCAAAATCTATTTCAAAAGAAGAAATCACAATAAATCCACAAATTGATATGCCAAGAGCTGTAGTACGTCCAGCAATTAATTTGAGTGTAACTTCGCCAATAACGGCACCGACAATTATACTTCCTACATTAAATCCTGTTACGATTGAAGTGCCGAATCCACAAGAGCCAGCTACACCGCCTACAGTAACGGCTCCAAGCATCAGTATGAATTTGTCAGCACCGACAATATCTGTAAATATAACACCGCCATCACTAAGTATGAATGTAACGGCACCGACTCCAACTGTAAACACATTGACAATTACTCCTCCAAATATTTCAGAAGTTAGTGCAATTAGTGTTACTAAACCTACTGCTCCAAGTGTTACACCACCAAATCCAACAGCGAATCCTATAGTTTTTAGTATTCCACGATTGGATTCATATGGAAATAGTATAACTGCTGATAATACAATGAATGCTAATACTAATTTGCTTAATTCTAGTTATACATTAAGTCAGGCACCTGTTGGTCATCGTAAAGCAATTGGAGAATACATGACTAATAACGGTTCTTTTTATTCAGGTGAAAATACAGAGATGCATGTAGATATAACTAAGCAAAGAGCAATAACGTTAGATCCAGGTCTTCCTTCAGGTAGAGGGGGACGAGATAATCCGTCGTTTTCATTTGAAAATAAAGGAAAAATATATTTAGAGGTAATGGAAGTAGCAGGAATTGAAGTACAGCCAGATACATGGAATAATCCGCAAGTTACCGGTATAAATGGTTCAACAGGGCTTATAAGTGGAAATAAGTCATTACAGGTAGCTCTTTTATTTACAGATGAAGGGACAGGTAGCAGTGTTACAAATAAACATACATTGAGAAATGAAGGTGAAATCAGTTTAAGCGGAAATATTTCAGCAGGATTTGCAACTAGTGATTTTAAGAATGGTGTAAATATAAGCACTATTGCAATTAACAATGGAAATGTAAATATTAGTGGAGACAATAGTCACGGTATGGTTGTTTCAAAAACAACAAATGCTTTAGGACCTGATTCAAGTTTTGTGAATAATGGAAAAATTAATGTTACTGGAAATGATTCGGGTGGTATGACAGTACTTGGTAAAATTCAAGGTGGAGCTATTAATAATGGAACAATTACAATAGCTGCTAAAAATTCATTTGGACTTTACTCACAAGTAGATTCTGATGTAAAAAATACTAAAGATGCAAATATTGATATTGAAAATGGCTCTCAAGGAAGTATGGGGATAAGGGTTGGAAATGCTTCGGCAACGAATATGAAAAATGAAGGTACGATTACTATTAATAGTACAGATGGAAAAAATATAGGAGTTTATTCAAGTTCAGCAAAGTTTGTTAATGAAGGTAAAATTAAAGTAAATGGAGCAAATGAAAATATTGGAATGTACTTTAACGGAACGACTGGAACTACAGGAAATCAAGGAACAATAACAGTTGCGGGAAATAAAGTATATGGTGTAATCTTAAATAATGCGACATTTGAGAATGAAAAAAAGATAGAAGTAACATCAACTGGTACTGATTCTATTGGATTATATCTTTCAAATGGATCTGTTGCAATAAATAAAAATGGAGCAACTATTTCAAATGCTGCATATCATGCTGTTGTACAAAATACAGGAACATTTACAAACGCTGGAGTTGTATCCGTTGAAGCAGGTGGAAAAGTAGGGTTATATTCAGAAAATGGAACCTTTACAAATGCAAGTAATGGAGAAATAAAATCTAGTAATGGTGGAATTGCAATATTTACTAGTGGCTCTACTGGAACTGTTGAAGGTACAGTTACAGTTGGAGATTCTGGAACTAGCACTGGAATCGGAGTATATTCTGATGGATCTACTACAAGTACTACTTTTCAGGGAAATGCAGTATTAAATTTGGGAGAAAGAACAGTTGGACTTTATTCATCCAAGGCTAGTGATTTTAGAACAGCCTTTATAATGACAAATCTTAGTACTTCGATTGGTAAAAAATCTGTGTTCGCTTACTTTGGAAATACTGGGAATACAGCAGATGATACTGTAGATATAACAAACACAACGTTACAAAATTTAACAGTTTCAAGTATGGGTGAAAATTCAGCTGTATTTTATGGTGCGAAAAATACGACTATAAATATTGATGGAAATATTACGGCTGACAGTACGAAATTTTCTAATATTGATGATTCTGCACAATTTTTAGTATCTGATGCTGGGAAAGTTAATATTAAATCAGGAAAAATCTTGACTTCTGAATTTAAAACGACAATTTCAGGATTAAATGGAGCTGTTGTAACAAATGATGGAAAACTTGCATTAACAGGAAAAGATGGAGCTATAGGAATTTATTCCAATGCTTCAAAAGTGACAAATAATAATATAATAACAACTGCAAATAACAGTTCAATCGCAATTTATGGAAAAGAAAGTTCAACATTGACAAATAGTGGTACTGGAAAGATAACAACTTCTGGAACTTCGTCAGTTGGGATACTAGCAAATAGCAGTACAGTAAGTAATGCTTCTGGTGGAGAAATAACAACTTCTGGAACAGGATCGGCAGGAGTTTATGGAATAACAAATTCAACAATTGAAAATTCTGGAAATATAACTACAGAAGAAACGGGATCAGCAGGAATTTATGCAGATAACAGTGATGTTACAAATGAAACAACTGGGAAAATAACTTCTAAAAAAGGAAGTTCAGCAGGAATTTATTCAACATCTACATCTGCAAAAAATGTTAAAAATAAAGGAACTATAGAAGTTGGAGTGGCAAGTTCGACTGAAACTCAAAATGTTGGAATTTATGCAGAAGGTAATCAAAACGTAGAAAATTCTGGAAACATAAATATTCATATAGGTAATTCGATTGGTGTCTATGGTAAGGGTGCTGATGTTATAATTGAAAATAAGAAAAAAATAACTTCAGATACTTTGGCTTCAGATGCGATAGGGATAATGTCAGAAAAAGCAAAAGTGACTAATTTCGCAGGTTCTGAAATAAAATTACAAGGGAAAAAATCAGTTGGAATTTATGGTAAAGAATCTGAAATCGAAAATAGCGGAGATATTTTACTTACTGATACAACAGCTGCTTCGGCTTCAGTTGGAATTTTGGCAAATAAAGGAAGTGCTACAAATAAAGGGAATATAGAAATGAATGGTGGAGCTTCTGCTGGAATGCTAGGTTTAGATGGAGCGACTATTTCAAATGATGCTACAACTGGAAAAATTACAATAACTGGAGATAAGTCAGCAGGAATCTATGCAGAAGACTCATCGCCTTCAAATGCAGGAACAATAAGTATTGAAAGTAATAAATCAGCAGGAATTTTTGCAAAAATTTCAGATGCTGTTTCAAGAACTATCGCAAATACTGGAAAAATTGAGTTAAAAGGAACTGGTAAAACAGCATCAGCAGGGATGTATGTAGAGATTAAGAGTACAGCAACAGGAACTACAACATTGCAAAATGAAAAGGATATAATTGTTGGTCAGGAAGAATCAGCTGCAATGTATTTGAAAAATAATGCTGGAGATAATGCTGGAATTGTAGTAAATGAAGCTTCTAATGGAAAAATTGATTTGGATGTTAAGAGTACAGTTGGAATTTTTGTTGATAAAGCTACAGGAAAAAATAAAAATATAATAAATGTAAAAAAAGAAAATTCAGCAGGAATGTATGGGAGTAACGACTCTAACATAACTAATGAAAAAACAATAAATGTTTCACACGAAAATTCAGCAGGAATGTATGCTTCAGATTCAAATGCAACAAATACAGCTAATGGAACAATAACGTTGACAGGATCTGCTGGAGCGACTAGCGGTTCGGCAGCAATGTATGGAAAAATAACAAACTCATCCCAAAAAGACTATTCTATCTTAAATGAAGGAATAATAAATCTGACAAACGTTATCAAGAATGTTGGAATATATGGTGAATCTGTAAGTGGGGCATCTAAAAAATTGACATTACAAAATAATAAAGAAATAAATATTGCTAATGGAAGCCCGGAATCAGTTGGAATATTTGCTTTAAATGATGTTAATAATAATGTAGATAAAATAGAAGTTATTAATAGTTCTGATGGAGTAATAACAGTAAATTCAGAAGAATCAATCGGAATTTCAGCTGTAAAAAGCACAGTTGATAATAGTGGAACAATTATTATGAATGACAAAAAATCAGCAGGAATTTATGGTAAATCTGGATCAAAAGTAACTAATAATAAAAAAATAGAGATTAAAGAAGAAGAATCAGCAGGAATTTATCTTGAAGACAGTAATGCAGTAAATGCATCAGCAGGCACTATTGATGTGCATAAAGGAGCTTCAGCGGGAATTTATGGTAAATTTACAAAAAATGCGACAGAAAATAATACAATAGAAAATAGTGGAATAATTACTTTAAAAAATACAGCTGGGCAAGTAAAAAGTGCAGGAATTTATGGAGAACTTGAAGCAGCTGCAACTAAAACATTGGTTATAGAAAATAAAAATAAAATAGATGTCAGCATGAAAGAATCAGTTGGAATATTTTCTACAAATGCTACAAATAACAGAGGAAATTTAACAGCGGATAATAAAGGTCAAATTGAAGTAAATTCTGAAAAATCAGTTGGAATGCTTTCAGATAATTCAGTAACAAATAATAAAAACAAAATAGCAGTAAACAACAAAGAATCAGTTGGAATGTATGGGAAAAATGGTTCAGAAATAAAAAATCATAATGGTGCTACAATTGAAATATCATCAGCTGGAGAGAGTGCGATAGGAATTTATGCTACTGGTAAAAATACTGCCACATCGAATGCTACTGAAGGAATAAATGAAGGAACTGTTACTGTAAAAGGTAAAAAAGCGACAGGAATGCTTGCGACTGATAAAGCTAAAATAACAAACAACAAAGAAATAATAGGAACAGCAGAATCAGTAATTGGAATGTATGGTGTAGACGATGAGACAGCAGTTATAAATGCAAAGAATGCTACTATTAAATTGACTGGTGAAAAGTCAACAGGAATATTCTCGAAAGATGATGCAACAGCTGAAAATTCAGGAACTATAAATTTAACATCATCTTCTAAAAATTCAGTTGGAATGTTTGGTTCGGCAAGTGCCACTGGGAAGAAAATCAGCTTGACAAATACAGCAGATGGTGTGGTTAATGTAGAATCTGAAAACTCTACAGGAATGTTTACAAAAAATAATGGTAATTTGGCTGATTCAACTATAAAAAATGAAGGAACTATAAATCTAAAACAAAAAAGCACAGTTGGAATCTATACACCAAAATCTACCATAACAAAAGTAGGAAAAATAGCATTAAATGATGATGCGGACTCATCAGTAGCCGTTTATCTAAAAGACGAGGCAACAGTAACTGATACAACTACAGGAACAATAAATTTAGGTACAAAAAATCAAAATAGAGTTGCGTACTATATTAAAGGAACAAGTGCTTCTGATACAGGAAAGATTAATGGATCAAATATTGGAAATATAAGCGGATATGGAGTTGGAGTTTATCTTGATGGAGGAACGTTAAATTCAAGCACATCAAAATTAGACTACACGACGGGTTCTAATACTGGTAATGGAATAATCGGACTTCTTATGAAGGGAGCAACTGCTGATATTTCGGGTTATAACCAGGGAGTAAAAGTAGGAAACTCTGTATTAGGTGGCTCAAATGATCTTTATGCAATTGGAATTTACACTGATGGACAAGGAGCATCTGGAAGCCCTAAAACAATATCAACATCAATAACTACAGGAGCAAATGGAGTCGGATTATTTGCTGAAAATAGCAGTCATATTAAATATACAGGAACTATGAATATAGGAGATAACACAACAGCTGGAACTGGTATTTATATTGGAAATGGTGGAGATGGAACTAAAGCTTCAACGGTAACAATTGATAATGGTGCAGATATTAAGCTAAACGGAGCAAATGGAGTTGGAGCAATAGTTACTAGCAAAGCGACAGTTAATTTTGAAAGTGGTGCAAAAATTGAATTTGGTGGAGATGGAGTAGGTATTTTTGCTCAAAAAGGAGGATACATTGTAGATAATGGTGGAACATTAGTTACTAATGGGTACTCTGTAGAAAGAACCAGAGTTACTGAAGGAAGTTCCATAACTTCAAAAAATCTAACTGTAGCACTTGGAAATGCATTAGATACTGGAAATATACTTTCTCACGTTATAAATGGGGAAGCTATTATACAAACAGGAGTAACAGTCGAGGCAAAACCGTCAACTAAGAATATTATTGGACTTATGGCAGATGGAAATAGCAATCCTGCATTAACTTGGGCTGGAACTGCTGGATATGATGCTGAAAACAAAGGAACTTTGGATTTATCAAATGCCAAAACAAGTACAGCAATGTATCTTGAATCATCAAGAGGACTTAATTCACAAGATATTCTTGTAGGAAATAAATCAACTGGAATTTATGGAATTTATAAAACTTCAACACCAGTTTATAGCAATGCACCAGCAGGAACTGAAAATAAAGGTATAATTACAACAACAGCTGGTTCTAAAATAACAGTTGGAGATGAATCTTCTGCTATTTATGCAATTGGATTTGATAAAGTTGAAAATAAGGGAGAAATAACTGGTAAAGATAAATCTGTTGGAATCTATGCTAAAAATACAGCTGCAAGCAGTAAAGTGATAGATGTTGTAAATGAAGGAAACATCACTTTAGGAAAAGGGTCAGCAGGAATTTATATTGCACCAGAAACTTCGAATGCTTCAAATGCGACAGTTGTAAATAGTGGAAATATAACAATTGGAGATTCTACATTTAATCCTAGTGGAAGTGTTGAATCTACTTCAGTTGGAATATTTGTAAAAAACAAAACAAACTTGACTACTTCTGGAGATATAACAGTTGGAAATAAAGGATTTGCACTGTATGGAAATGATTCTACATTGACCGTAACTGGAGGGAATTACAATTTTGCAAATAACGGAAGTTTGGCATACTTGGAAAATAACGCAGTGTTAAATTATAATAATGCTGGAACATTGACAACTTCTTCGGAGCCGATGTTATATATTGTGGATAGTAAAGCACAAACGAATAATAATGACATCATTGTATCTTCAAAAGGAACTGGAATTTATATGACAGGAACATCTTCTTTTGGTGGATGGAACAATATGACTTTAAATAATGGTTCTACAGGAATTTATGTAGACAATTCAAATGCTACGATAGATGGCAAGAAAATAACAGGTACATCTGACAAGGCAAAAGGAATTGTTTCAATAAATTCAAATGTTACGAATAAAGCGGATATGAAGTTTTCTAGTGATGATTCAATTGGAATTTTCTCACAAAATAAATCAGGTGTGGCAAAATCAATTTTAAATAGTGGAAATATTGATATTACTGGAAAACGTTCAATTGCAGCATATCTGGAAGGAACATCGGATCAGACATTTGAAAATAGCGGAACAATAAATGTAGATAAAACTGCAACCGCTGTTAAAAACGACTCTACTGTTGGAATTTATGCACAAAATGGATCAACAATTAATATCAAAAATAGTGGAACAATAAATGTTGGAGAGGCTTCATTTGGAGTTTATTCGCTTAGTGAAAACGGAAATGTGGAGACAACAGGAAGTTCTGTAATCAATGTTGCAGACAAGGCTATCGGTGTGTATAAAAAAGGTGGAAATGTTAACTTAGGTGGAACAATAAATGTTGCCAATCATATTGCGACAGATGCTAATAGTGAACCTGTTGGAGTTTATGGAACAAGTGGAGTTTCAATTAACGATACTACATCTAACTTTACTGTTGGAGATAAGTCTTACGGGGTAATTTTATCAAATCCAGGTATGAGCAGAACAAATGTTTATTCAAATTCTGCTTCATCAAATGTAACTTTAGGAAAAGAGTCGACTTTCATTTATACAGAAGGAGCATCATCAGTAACAAATAATGCAACAATTACATCTGGAACAAATGAAAAAATTATTGCAATCTATGGAAAAGATGGAGCAAATATTGTAAATAATGGAATAATTGATCTGTCACAAGGAATCGGAAATCAAGGAATTCTTGTAACAGGAGCATCTAATGCTGTAAACAGAGGAACAATCAAAATCGGAAAAACTGATAAATCTGATCCAAATAACATTGTTTATGGAATCGGTATGGCAGCCGTAGGAGGAGCAAATATTTCAAATGAAAGAGATATTTATGTTTCAGGACATCTAAGCATTGGAATGTACGGAGATGACAGAGGGACGACATTAAGAAACTCTGGAAATATATACTTGGATGCTTCAAGTGCAACATCTTCTGATAAAATTCAAACAATGATGGGAGTATTTGTAAATAATGGAGCAAAATTTGTAAATACTGGAAATATTACTACAGCTGGCTCTTATCGTGGAAATGACAATGTTCAAGGTATTGTCGGAGTTGCTGTATTAAATGGAAGTACTTTGGAAAATTATGGAACAATAAATATTGATGCAGACAACAGTTATGGAGTGTTAATAAAAGGTACAGCAAATAATAAATCAATAATTAAAAATTATGGAGAAATCAACATAAATGGTTATAAAACTTATGGAGTAAGATATGATGTAAATTCTCAAGGAGTATCTGGAGATTTGCCAATAGCATCTAATGCAACTCCTGGAAATGTATTACCAGCATTAAATTCTGGAGCGGGAAGCATTACTTCTGGAAATGGAGCAAAAGATTATTATGCGCCAACAGATCCAAGTAAAACTGTTGGAGGAGTGGGAATTGTTCAATTGCCAAATGGACGGCTTGCAATTCAGAGAAATGGTGTAACACTAGATGACAGTCAAGTTCAGACAATTGATTATACTACGCCTTACACAAACTATGCTTTCTCAAACTTTGGAGTATATGTGGATACATTGGGAAGAACACGTCCAATTAACATAAATGGAGCAAATTCTCTTGGAATTAACAGTGATTTATTAATCGGAACAGAATTTTCAGTACTTACAAATGCAAAAAATGTAATTATTGGGAAACAAATATTACAGCCGTTCTTAAATCAGATAAATTCTGGAATATTTAACTTTACTCCGTATTCTGCTTCGCTAACTTGGATGGCAACACCTGAAGTTGACCCATCTACACAGCAGATTACACGTGTACTTATGACAAAGATTCCTTATACAGCCTTTGTAGATAAAACAACAAATGAATACAATTTTACTGATGGATTGGAACAAAGATATGACGTTAATAGCTTAGATTCAAGAGAAAAAGAAATATTTAATAAATTGAATACAATTGGAAATAGTGAAGAAGCGTTATTGGCTCAAGCAATTGATGAAATGATGGGACATCAGTATGCAAATGTTCAACAAAGAATTTTTGAAACAGGTAACTTGCTGAATAAAGAATTTACATATTTAAGAAATGAATGGGATACGAAGTCTAAAAATTCAAATAAAATAAAAGCCTTTGGAATGCAAGGTGAATACAAGACAGATACAGCGGGAATCATTGATTATAAAAATAAAGCCTATGGATTTGCATATTTGAATGAAAATGAAACTGTAAAACTTGGAGAATCGACAGGATGGTATGCAGGGGCAGTAAGAAATAGATTTGATTTTAGCGATATAGGTAGATCTAAAGAAGATCAGAGTATTGTAAAAGCAGGTGTATTTAAATCAATGCCAATAGGAAAAGATCATAACAATAGCTTGAACTGGACTATTTCAGCAGAAGGATTTGTAGGAACTGGTGAAATGAAGAGAAAATTCCTTGTTGTTGATGATATATTTGAAGCAAAATCTGAGTACCGTTCATATGGATTTGGATTGAAAAATGAACTTAGAAAAAACATCAGAACAAGTGAAAGAACAAGTATCTCACCTTATGGAAGTTTAAAATTTGAATATGGAAAATTTGATGGAATAAAAGAGGATACTGGGCAAATGCGTTTAGAAGTAAAAGCGAATGACTATTATTCTATAAAACCTGAGGTTGGAGTGGAATTCAAATATAAACAGCCAATGGCAGTAAAAACAACATTTGTTGCTAAGTTGGGACTTGCTTATGAAAATGAACTAGGAAAGGTTGGAGATGTGAGCAATAAAGCAAGAGTTCGTTATACAACTGCTGACTGGTTTAATATAAGAGGTGAAAAGGATGACAGACGTGGAAACGGAAAAGCTGATTTGAACCTTGGAATTGAAAATACAAGATTTGGTGTAACAATAAACGCAGGTTATGATACAAAAGGTGAAAATGTGAGAGGTGGAATCGGATTTAGAGCAATCTACTAA